The segment TAAGTACACCTTCGTCTTATACCTAAAAGAAAATTAAAATATAAAAAAATGAATACTGAATTAATAATTATATCCATACTCTTAGTATGCCTTGTTTTCCTACCATTTATCCTGGTTCCATTTGTGCAAAACCGTGGAAGTAAAAATCTAAAAAATAAATTCCGCGATGAGGCAGTTCGTCTTGGCCTGAACATAGACTTGAAAGAAAATTGGAGCTGCAATTTTATTGGCATTGATACCAATCAGAAAAAATTACTCTTTGTTCAGAAAATTGAAGAAAATTTTATTTCAGAATTTGTAGACCTGGCTACAGTTAAACAATCAAGAGTTGTAGTAACAGAGATCCATAAAAAAAATGGCAAAAAAGAAGAGAGTGAACTTCAAAAGTTAGATTTGGAATTTTCCTTCTTTGGTGGACAGGGAACTAAATTGATTAATTTGTATGACAGAGATATCAATTTTGCTCAAGACCTTGAATTAAAACATGCTGAAAAATGGAACACCCAAATTGCAGGTTTCCTAAATAGCCAACCTCTCCTGAAAAAAAGTGCATAATTTTTAATAAATGGTCATTAATATAGGGTTCTTAATCCTTGGATTGGTGCTTTTAATTAAAGGTGCTGACTGGCTTGTTGGCGGGGCTTCTGCAATTGCCAAAAAGAAAAATGTATCAGATCTTGCGATTGGTTTGACCATTGTAGCTTTTGGCACTTCTGCTCCCGAGCTCGTTGTAAACGTGGTAGCCTCTGTAAAGGATCATCAGGATATTGTTTTTGGAAATGTAATTGGAAGCAACAATTTTAATCTCCTTATGATCCTTGGTATTGCAGGTTTAATTACACCTTTGGTTGTACAACGAAGTACAGTATATAAGGAAATCCCTATTTCTTTATTAGCTGCGATACTTTTATTCGTATTGGCAAACAGCTTTTTTACAGATCAACAAATTCTTTCGAGAATTGATGGCATTGTGCTTCTTATATTCTTTTGCCTGTTCTTATTCTATGTATATAAACAGCTAAAGAGAGAACCGGACAAAACTGAAGCAACCGAAATCCAAACTTCTCAGGGAAAAAACTGGATACTACTGACGATTGGGCTCGCTTACCTGGTTGTTGGTGGTAGACTGGTGGTAACTGCAGCTGTAGATGTAGCCACCGAGATGGGTGTAAGTGAAAAGCTCATTGGCCTTACAATAGTAGCCGCAGGAACTTCATTACCAGAATTAGCAACTACTGTTGTTGCAGCCGT is part of the Antarcticibacterium sp. 1MA-6-2 genome and harbors:
- a CDS encoding calcium/sodium antiporter; this translates as MVINIGFLILGLVLLIKGADWLVGGASAIAKKKNVSDLAIGLTIVAFGTSAPELVVNVVASVKDHQDIVFGNVIGSNNFNLLMILGIAGLITPLVVQRSTVYKEIPISLLAAILLFVLANSFFTDQQILSRIDGIVLLIFFCLFLFYVYKQLKREPDKTEATEIQTSQGKNWILLTIGLAYLVVGGRLVVTAAVDVATEMGVSEKLIGLTIVAAGTSLPELATTVVAAVKRNCDIAVGNIIGSNIFNVFFILGVSSVVRPIEFDEVFNIDLYLLFGGTIFLFIVMFTSGKKILDLWEAAILLFAYIAYTTWLITKEL